In one window of Desulfovibrio sp. DNA:
- a CDS encoding glutamate/aspartate ABC transporter substrate-binding protein produces the protein MTLKKILLSALAGLLLLTATHASAQAEELTGTLKKIKETGVIVVGHRESSVPFSYYDLQQNVIGYAQDYSNKVVDAVKKQLNMPDLKVRFVPITSQNRIPLLQNGTYDFECGSTTNNLDRQQQVDFSNTFFIVGTRLLTHKNSGIKDFDDLKGKNVAVTAGTTSEMLLNKMNDEKKLGINVISVKDHGDAFRTVESGRAVAFFIDDALLAGERAKAKKPADWVIVGTPQSFEAYGCMVRKGDAPFKKLVDGTIAELQLNGEAEKSYQRWFKQPIPPKGMNMNFDMSDEMKNLFKAPNDKALN, from the coding sequence ATGACCCTGAAAAAAATCCTTTTGTCCGCGCTGGCAGGCTTGTTGCTGCTTACCGCCACCCATGCCTCTGCTCAGGCGGAAGAACTGACCGGCACCCTGAAAAAAATCAAGGAAACCGGCGTAATCGTTGTAGGGCATCGCGAATCCTCCGTACCTTTTTCGTACTATGACTTGCAGCAGAACGTCATTGGTTATGCGCAAGACTACTCCAACAAGGTTGTTGACGCTGTGAAAAAGCAGCTCAACATGCCCGACCTGAAAGTGCGTTTTGTCCCCATTACCTCGCAAAACCGCATTCCCCTGCTCCAGAACGGCACCTACGACTTCGAGTGTGGTTCAACCACCAACAATCTTGACCGCCAGCAGCAGGTGGATTTTTCCAACACCTTCTTTATTGTCGGCACCCGCCTGCTTACGCACAAAAACTCCGGCATCAAAGACTTTGACGACCTCAAGGGCAAGAATGTGGCCGTCACCGCCGGCACCACTTCCGAAATGCTGCTGAACAAGATGAACGACGAAAAGAAGCTCGGCATCAACGTCATCAGCGTCAAGGACCATGGCGATGCCTTCCGCACGGTGGAATCTGGCCGCGCCGTGGCCTTCTTTATTGACGATGCCCTGCTGGCTGGCGAACGCGCCAAGGCCAAAAAACCTGCCGACTGGGTCATCGTGGGCACCCCCCAGAGCTTTGAAGCCTACGGCTGCATGGTTCGCAAGGGCGACGCCCCCTTCAAGAAGCTGGTGGACGGCACCATTGCCGAACTGCAACTCAACGGCGAGGCTGAAAAGTCTTACCAGCGCTGGTTCAAGCAGCCCATCCCCCCCAAGGGCATGAACATGAACTTTGACATGTCCGACGAAATGAAG
- a CDS encoding PhoH family protein, which yields MAVQSSMNETVEFDDSALANQLFGPHNAHLDLLAVASGARISSRGARILIESSDADVRQVLCNVFVQLYELLRGGLVLSQQDFARAYEMLRADSGLNLSQIFRDAVFVNTPRKTVTARNVAQRTYLDLLRRHELVFAVGPAGTGKTYLAVAMALSMFQQHKVKRIVLTRPAVEAGERLGFLPGDLAEKVNPYLRPLYDALHDMMPQPKVASMMEVGSIEVAPLAFMRGRTLNDAFIILDEAQNTTQEQMKMFLTRMGFGSRMVVTGDITQIDLPMQPGGQRPRSGLIHALNILPDVPGLAVHRFSKADVVRHPLVGAIVNAYDNAEKDGTTS from the coding sequence ATGGCAGTACAATCGTCCATGAATGAAACCGTTGAATTTGACGATTCAGCTCTGGCGAATCAGCTATTTGGGCCCCACAATGCGCATCTGGATCTGTTGGCTGTGGCCAGCGGGGCGCGCATCTCAAGCCGTGGAGCCCGCATTCTGATCGAATCGTCGGATGCGGATGTTCGTCAGGTCTTGTGCAATGTTTTTGTGCAACTGTATGAATTGCTGCGGGGCGGGCTTGTTCTGAGTCAGCAGGACTTTGCGCGCGCGTACGAGATGCTCAGGGCGGACTCCGGGCTGAACCTGTCGCAGATTTTCCGCGACGCGGTTTTTGTGAACACGCCCCGCAAAACGGTCACAGCCCGCAATGTGGCCCAGCGCACCTATCTTGATCTTTTACGGCGTCATGAGCTGGTTTTTGCCGTTGGCCCGGCTGGCACGGGCAAAACCTATCTGGCTGTGGCCATGGCCCTGTCCATGTTTCAGCAGCACAAGGTCAAACGTATCGTGCTCACCCGTCCAGCGGTGGAAGCAGGGGAACGTCTGGGTTTTCTGCCCGGCGATCTGGCGGAAAAAGTCAATCCCTACCTTCGGCCCCTCTATGACGCCCTGCACGATATGATGCCCCAGCCCAAGGTAGCATCCATGATGGAGGTAGGCTCCATTGAAGTGGCCCCCCTTGCCTTTATGCGGGGGCGCACCCTCAATGACGCCTTCATAATTTTGGACGAAGCCCAGAACACCACTCAGGAACAGATGAAAATGTTTCTCACGCGCATGGGTTTTGGCTCGCGGATGGTCGTTACCGGCGATATTACGCAGATTGATCTGCCTATGCAGCCTGGGGGCCAGCGTCCGCGTTCAGGGCTCATTCATGCACTAAACATCCTTCCTGATGTGCCTGGTTTGGCCGTACACCGCTTCAGCAAAGCTGACGTTGTGCGCCATCCTTTGGTGGGAGCCATTGTAAACGCTTATGATAACGCAGAAAAAGACGGCACGACCAGCTAG
- a CDS encoding HDIG domain-containing metalloprotein produces MITQKKTARPASFLALIHALRARHHCGWGLAALIITFFALSLLAGANFEVVPRIYVAGQVADSDVIADRDILVEDTQATKARRKQVLFLQPPVYDLSLEPYVAFQNRIVEILRSLNNGVDYKSQEGPLQRLADELTPPVTDEVLPELSHPDVQSYLLKTLLPSIREHMAEGLVGDIRSARVGRSGVIIRNLDNNTEILRPDVTNLPDVQSFLAEVSSIVRQVPTLNAQSRRAINILLSATVPASLTLNREATQKRGNAVMSMVEPVYYQILKGELLIRKGERVSREQQIKLQTLYKSASDPMHWGTAMGTFLCSLLLSVGFFVAPSGKPGTPLRCKDMLLISLLLLLFSVGAKIVYVLGLRMDSVTFLNTLGLGFPVAGAVGLVAMVFAARRYCTMGLLLSFFTMLMFQEDFYFFLFQFLGGMLATWLVTNAQSRQDVVWSIVPLTIGQSLIWFGTALLSQTAPAELPMQLAAVAINSLLSLILLFAVSPVLELSFGYSTRFRLMELMSLEQPLMQELMVTVPGTYHHSLVVSNMVEAGAKAIGANSLLCKVAALYHDVGKLSYPEYFIENQFGGHNKHDKLAPSMSALILLSHVKKGTELAERYKLGQDIVDIISQHHGTRIIRYFYQKALNLGEKPRESDYSYLGPRPQTKEAAILMLADSVEASSRTLTDPTPARIKSHIDAIIKGIFSEGQLDESELTFKDLHYLSENFQRILTGIFHQRIAYPDAKIRDVASKVGGKADAKPEGKPEGKPDGKPEGKADGKPDAKPEGKPNGTPEARRESKADARQEPSGENGGTASPAAGMPVLPYVPVVTPYAASQGGAMNGNTENAKTERTSAAPTNGGRPDLTAAGAQPDQPGQAQPEQGAWQKPSDKGAR; encoded by the coding sequence ATGATAACGCAGAAAAAGACGGCACGACCAGCTAGCTTCCTGGCTCTCATTCATGCATTGAGGGCGCGGCATCATTGCGGTTGGGGGCTGGCAGCCCTCATCATTACTTTTTTTGCCCTGTCGCTTCTGGCCGGGGCCAATTTTGAAGTGGTGCCCAGAATCTATGTGGCCGGGCAGGTGGCGGATTCTGACGTTATCGCCGACCGCGACATTCTTGTGGAAGATACGCAGGCCACCAAGGCGCGCCGCAAGCAGGTGCTGTTCTTGCAGCCGCCTGTGTATGACCTGAGCCTGGAACCCTATGTGGCTTTTCAAAACCGCATTGTGGAAATTTTGCGCAGCCTGAATAACGGGGTGGACTACAAATCCCAGGAAGGCCCTTTGCAGCGCCTGGCCGACGAGCTGACCCCGCCCGTGACTGATGAGGTGCTGCCCGAACTGTCGCATCCCGATGTTCAGTCCTATCTGCTGAAAACGCTGCTGCCCAGCATCCGCGAGCATATGGCCGAAGGGCTTGTGGGCGACATACGTTCGGCCAGGGTCGGACGCAGCGGCGTCATCATCCGCAATCTTGATAATAATACGGAAATCCTGCGCCCGGACGTGACCAACCTGCCAGACGTGCAATCGTTTCTGGCCGAGGTTTCTTCCATCGTCCGCCAGGTACCCACCTTGAACGCGCAGTCGCGGCGGGCCATCAATATTCTGCTTTCCGCCACAGTGCCAGCCTCGCTCACGCTTAACCGGGAAGCCACGCAAAAGCGCGGCAACGCCGTCATGAGCATGGTGGAGCCGGTTTACTATCAAATTCTCAAGGGCGAACTCCTGATACGCAAGGGTGAGCGTGTCAGCCGCGAACAGCAGATAAAGCTGCAAACCCTGTATAAATCCGCGTCTGACCCCATGCATTGGGGCACGGCCATGGGAACCTTTTTGTGTTCCCTGCTCCTGAGCGTCGGTTTTTTTGTCGCACCCAGCGGCAAACCCGGAACCCCGTTACGCTGTAAGGATATGCTGCTGATTTCGCTGCTGCTTCTGCTTTTTAGCGTAGGGGCTAAGATTGTCTATGTGCTTGGTCTGCGCATGGACAGCGTGACCTTTCTCAATACCCTGGGCCTGGGCTTTCCCGTGGCGGGCGCCGTGGGGCTTGTGGCCATGGTCTTTGCGGCCCGTCGCTACTGCACCATGGGGCTTTTGCTGTCGTTCTTCACCATGCTCATGTTTCAGGAAGATTTTTACTTCTTTCTGTTCCAGTTTCTTGGGGGCATGCTGGCCACATGGCTTGTGACCAACGCCCAGAGCCGTCAGGATGTGGTGTGGAGCATCGTGCCCCTGACCATAGGCCAGTCGCTCATCTGGTTCGGCACAGCCCTGCTGTCGCAGACGGCCCCGGCCGAACTGCCTATGCAGCTTGCCGCAGTGGCCATCAACAGCCTGCTGTCGCTCATCCTGCTTTTTGCCGTCAGCCCCGTGCTGGAACTGAGCTTTGGCTACAGTACGCGCTTCCGCCTGATGGAACTCATGAGCCTTGAACAGCCGCTCATGCAGGAACTTATGGTGACGGTGCCCGGCACCTATCACCATTCGCTGGTGGTATCCAACATGGTGGAAGCCGGGGCCAAGGCCATTGGCGCCAACAGCCTGCTGTGCAAGGTGGCGGCGCTCTATCATGACGTGGGCAAGCTGTCCTACCCTGAGTATTTCATCGAAAACCAGTTTGGCGGTCACAACAAGCACGACAAGCTGGCGCCGTCCATGAGCGCGCTCATCCTGCTGTCCCATGTCAAAAAAGGCACGGAACTGGCCGAACGCTACAAGCTGGGCCAGGACATTGTAGATATCATCAGCCAGCACCACGGTACGCGCATCATCCGCTATTTTTACCAGAAAGCCCTCAATTTGGGCGAAAAACCCAGAGAGTCCGATTACAGCTATCTGGGGCCAAGGCCGCAGACCAAGGAAGCCGCCATTCTCATGCTGGCCGACTCGGTGGAGGCTTCAAGCCGTACGCTCACCGATCCTACCCCGGCACGCATCAAGAGCCATATTGACGCCATCATCAAGGGGATTTTCTCCGAAGGGCAGTTGGACGAGTCCGAGCTGACGTTCAAGGATCTGCATTATCTCAGCGAGAATTTCCAGCGCATCCTTACGGGTATTTTTCACCAGCGTATTGCCTATCCCGACGCCAAAATTCGCGACGTTGCCAGCAAGGTCGGGGGTAAGGCCGACGCTAAGCCTGAAGGCAAGCCTGAAGGAAAGCCCGACGGCAAGCCTGAAGGAAAGGCCGATGGTAAGCCGGATGCCAAACCGGAGGGCAAGCCCAATGGCACGCCTGAAGCCCGGCGGGAAAGCAAGGCTGACGCCCGGCAGGAGCCCAGTGGCGAGAACGGAGGCACTGCCTCCCCGGCTGCGGGTATGCCTGTGCTTCCCTATGTTCCTGTTGTTACGCCTTATGCCGCATCGCAGGGCGGGGCGATGAATGGCAACACGGAAAATGCGAAAACCGAAAGGACGTCTGCCGCGCCCACAAATGGCGGCCGCCCGGATCTTACCGCCGCCGGGGCGCAGCCAGACCAGCCAGGGCAAGCCCAGCCAGAGCAGGGTGCGTGGCAAAAACCTTCGGACAAAGGCGCGCGGTGA
- the ybeY gene encoding rRNA maturation RNase YbeY: MLEALPAAAPRAAEEFQVPAEVELFLLDDAAIADANARHLGCTGPTNILSFPGGADAPGVLLLSLDTLRRECLLYGQDPSEHAVRLLAHGMGHLCGLDHGPAMDALCEGCMDAGCMALCNEKGAEPVCAVSF; encoded by the coding sequence ATGCTTGAAGCCCTTCCGGCTGCGGCTCCGCGTGCCGCCGAAGAATTTCAGGTTCCGGCGGAAGTGGAGCTTTTCTTACTGGACGATGCCGCCATTGCAGATGCCAACGCCAGGCATCTCGGCTGCACTGGCCCCACCAATATTCTTTCCTTTCCCGGCGGGGCGGACGCTCCCGGAGTTTTACTGCTTTCGCTGGACACGCTGCGCAGGGAGTGCCTGCTGTACGGGCAGGATCCGTCCGAGCATGCCGTGCGGCTTCTGGCCCACGGCATGGGGCATTTGTGCGGACTGGATCACGGCCCGGCCATGGATGCCCTTTGTGAAGGCTGCATGGATGCGGGCTGCATGGCCCTGTGCAATGAAAAGGGCGCGGAGCCGGTTTGTGCAGTGTCTTTTTGA
- a CDS encoding HD domain-containing protein: MELYLVGGAVRDMLVGRTPTELDFAFDGTVEDFLDAHPHARRVGKSVHVCLWRGRECMPLRGNSPENDLMARDLTVNALALDSAGRLYSHPQALHDLRRRILRPASPTSFACDPTRIFRLARFAAAWPDWSIDKNAFEQMRALSAAELAALPAERVGREILKALGAPAPGRFFRVLAQGQALRPWLAELDEASRIPAGPAQWHNNSVLGHSLRIMDMVAGDALTAWMALCHDLGKIQTDPALLPHHYGHEKRGVALSAELARRLRLPVRFAKAGAIAAAEHMKGGMYSMLRPGTRRDLLWRVHASGLDQRFWRLVDADSGSPLSTMALAHLAVLLDLRLPEEWRDKGEISARKLRDLHCQALAKL; this comes from the coding sequence ATGGAACTTTACCTCGTTGGCGGCGCGGTGCGCGACATGCTGGTGGGCCGGACGCCCACGGAACTGGATTTCGCCTTTGACGGCACTGTGGAAGATTTTCTGGATGCTCATCCCCATGCCCGCCGTGTGGGCAAAAGCGTGCACGTTTGCCTGTGGCGCGGGCGTGAATGCATGCCCCTGCGCGGGAACAGCCCCGAAAATGACCTCATGGCGCGTGACCTCACGGTCAATGCCCTGGCCCTGGACAGCGCGGGAAGACTGTACTCGCACCCACAGGCCCTTCACGATCTGCGGCGGCGCATTCTGCGCCCGGCCTCTCCCACGTCTTTTGCCTGCGATCCCACAAGAATTTTCCGCCTGGCGCGCTTTGCCGCCGCCTGGCCTGACTGGAGCATTGACAAAAACGCCTTTGAGCAGATGCGCGCCCTTTCGGCAGCGGAACTGGCCGCTCTGCCCGCCGAACGTGTGGGGCGCGAGATTCTCAAGGCTCTGGGGGCTCCGGCTCCTGGCCGCTTTTTTCGCGTGCTGGCCCAGGGGCAAGCCTTGCGGCCCTGGCTGGCGGAACTGGACGAAGCGAGCCGAATTCCGGCGGGCCCGGCGCAATGGCACAACAACTCGGTTCTTGGGCACAGCCTGCGCATTATGGACATGGTCGCTGGCGACGCACTGACGGCCTGGATGGCGCTTTGTCATGATCTCGGAAAAATCCAGACCGATCCTGCCCTGCTGCCGCATCACTACGGCCATGAAAAACGTGGTGTTGCCCTGAGCGCGGAACTGGCGCGCCGCTTGCGCCTGCCAGTCCGTTTTGCCAAAGCCGGAGCGATCGCGGCAGCCGAACATATGAAAGGCGGCATGTATTCAATGCTTCGGCCCGGAACCCGCCGCGACCTGCTCTGGCGGGTTCACGCATCAGGGCTTGACCAGCGTTTCTGGCGCCTGGTGGATGCGGACAGCGGCAGCCCTCTCAGCACTATGGCTCTTGCACATCTGGCTGTGCTTCTTGATTTGCGTCTGCCAGAGGAGTGGCGCGACAAAGGGGAAATTTCAGCCAGAAAGCTGCGGGACCTACATTGTCAGGCACTGGCAAAACTTTAG
- a CDS encoding biotin--[acetyl-CoA-carboxylase] ligase, with protein MPDSRPPAIWRFGHLASCLDAAMHMAASGLLAPWDSVQCAAQSAGRGQLRRSWYSPPGNIYVALRLPVTPPFDGSAAAPATAFLLAKALRSEGWPVQLKWPNDIVIVDADGQPKKLAGILLEERGGILLAGMGINVDFSPPAAILRADAAMEATCLRDACRHAEGQYNSTAEALWQRLVMLIHSAYIDCHSFSEQWKKRADSLLLWRGKNVELRDDGRIVRGWLAGLSPAGGLCLNRNGRLEEFFSGSLLLTGRAAVKG; from the coding sequence ATGCCGGATTCGCGCCCGCCCGCCATCTGGCGCTTTGGACATCTGGCCTCATGCCTTGATGCCGCCATGCATATGGCCGCCAGCGGCCTGCTTGCGCCGTGGGACAGCGTGCAGTGCGCCGCCCAGAGCGCCGGGCGCGGGCAGTTGCGGCGCTCCTGGTATTCGCCGCCGGGCAATATCTATGTGGCCTTGCGGTTGCCGGTGACCCCACCTTTTGACGGTTCCGCAGCGGCTCCGGCCACAGCGTTTTTATTGGCAAAAGCCCTGCGGAGCGAGGGCTGGCCTGTACAGCTCAAGTGGCCTAACGATATTGTTATTGTGGACGCTGACGGGCAGCCCAAAAAATTGGCGGGCATTTTGCTTGAGGAGCGCGGCGGCATACTGCTGGCGGGTATGGGCATCAACGTGGATTTTTCCCCGCCAGCCGCCATATTACGGGCAGACGCCGCCATGGAGGCCACCTGTCTGCGTGACGCTTGCAGGCATGCGGAGGGGCAATATAATTCTACAGCGGAAGCCCTATGGCAACGGCTTGTAATGCTCATTCATTCAGCATATATTGACTGCCACTCATTTTCCGAGCAGTGGAAAAAGCGCGCCGACAGTCTTTTGCTGTGGCGTGGAAAAAATGTGGAGCTGCGCGACGATGGGCGCATTGTGCGCGGCTGGTTGGCGGGTTTAAGCCCGGCAGGCGGCCTTTGTCTTAACCGAAACGGACGGCTTGAGGAATTTTTCAGCGGAAGCCTTCTGCTAACTGGCAGAGCAGCAGTAAAGGGTTAA